ACGTGGTTCCCAGCGGCCAGAAGCTGCACTACGTCCTCATCGCCGCCATCATCGGCGCCGTGCAGATCGCCGTCATCGTAGCCGTGGTCATGTGCTTCACCCGGTACGGCAACACTTCCTGCCGCTTTTATTGGTTGTCGCTCTTGCTTTGGGAGGCGTGGCCTAACTCCCTGTCCTGTCCAACAGGAGGTGCAGCAAGACGAAGCGTGGGCGGAGACAGAAGCAGCACCTCGGTCACTTCCCGTCGGGGACGTCCTCCAGGATGATGTAGCCGCTCCTCCGACCACAGACTGCCGTTTTGAtatctccacttcctgttcccctcttttttaaactctttttttctgaagGGGCCTTATTTTTAAGAATTCCCTCcatgtttgatttgattggACGGCTTCCTGGCGCCGCCCCCTCAGACTCCGGAACCCGGCGGATCCTCCGGCGGGAGCCGTTGATCTGGAACTTTTCGTTTGGACGCTGTTTTAAAGGAATATTGAATATGTTAATTGTCAACAGGATGGGCGGAGCCTCATTTAAAAACCACCAAATGGCTCAGATGGAAATTTGAGATTCACAAATTAACTTTCAATTAAAATTTAACATTTAGAAATTACGAATTTGTCACTTTCACAACATTCTAGAAATTCGGGATTCTGTGGTTTTTAAATGCCAACCTTAACTATTTACCGGattataatatttaaattattatcTTTTAACAGtctttagggttagggttacagtTTTAGATCGAGCTGTGATGCCGTTGCTGGTCGTTCTTTACGGAGGCCCTGAATGCTGCGCTGGCGCCTCCAGGCTCCCGGGGGCGCTCTGCACCAGGGTTTCCTGTTTTTATAGATCCCTACTGTTCCGGCTGACGCCTGTTCAGGTCGTTACCTCGCTGATCGTACTGATTGATTTCCAGGAGATGGATTCCTGTGTGTTTTGTAAAGGCGATAACTTAAACACGGCGCCGTTTTTTTACACATAATTTGTGACGTGGTGCGATGTGTCCGTGTTTGACGTGTTAGAAAAGGTGGGCGGATCAGCTGACCCGGCGCCGCTCTGGGATTGGCTGCATGAACCAGTGAAATTGTTGTTAAGACTGTAGCTGAACTAGAATTAAATGATGATGTTGGAAACCagtcgtctgtctgtgtgccaATTAGGGTCTCCAGGTCAAAGGTGAGGCATGATGCCAAAGAAGCTTAAATCTCCCAGCAGCACCTGAAGGCAGCATCTGGGAGGAGCTGAAACAGATTTactctgaatctgaattcacTTTTACATCACTTCAAAGTTTCATTTAGAAGCGGACGCGTCAACCAATCACAGCCGTCTCTGCCCCCCTGGAACATGAAGACTCCGCCCACCTTGAATGCAGCAGGAGAGTAAATCAAGCGCTCTCTGTGGCTCCTGTTCTTGGGGAGTTAAATGTGGCGGGGTAATTTTAGGAGGCAGCTGGCGGAGGCCTTCAGACGGGGAGTCCCCTCGCCGCCCCCTcgcctccccctcgcctcccctcGCCGCCCCCTcgcctccccctcgcctcccctcGCCGCCCCCTcgcctccccctcgcctccccgcgcctccccctcgccgccccctcgcctccccctcgcctcccccgcgcctccccctcgccgccccctcgcctccccctcgcctccccctcgcctccccctcgcctccccgtcgcctccccctcgcctccccctcgcctccccctcgcctcccCGCGCCTCCCCGTCGCCTCCCCCTCGCGACGGTTCCAACATTTATTAAACATCGTTTGATTCCTAAAACACCAGAACACGAAGGTGACGCCGATCCGAACCAGAACAGTTCTGTTGGAACCGCTTCTCTCTGCCATGTGGCCTGCtgctggctccgcccactggATTATCCATCTTTATTTAACGCCGGCGTGACTTCCAAGGATGGATGTGAAGAATTGTTGGAGGAAACCGAGATGTTGATCTGGACTCTGAACCCggagggagggacgaggacagaAGACCGATGGACgacggagggggaggagtcacttCACCCGGGTCGGTCCTCCTCCCTTCAGCACCGACGATCCTCACTTCTTAATTCCAAACTCCGATCCGACAAACCCCGAATCGGGTCCGCCTGAGCGGTTCTGTctctttttgcccccccccccccccccccctcggagcctgtcctccctccctccccgtccCAGCAGGGTGGAGCCTACCAGTTGTAGACCAGCTCCTCTCGTCTCTCTGACTCCCCACAGAGGAGAGTCCGTCCCTCCTCCGGACCGCGTCTCCCCGTttgctgctggttctggaaCTCAGAAAGCATGACAGACAAGCCAGGGACGGCGGCGGGGGGCGGCGATGACCACGGCAGCATCATGGCGCTGCTGGAGCGCGTGGCGGGCCTCGTGGACACGGtccagaacacgcagcagcgCATGGAGGGGcgtcagctggagctggagaacacGGTGAAGGCCGTCCAGGCCGACGTGGTCAAGCTGACCAACGACCACGCCAACACCAGCGCCACCGTCCTGCGGCTGCTGGACAAGACGCGCAAAGTCGGCCGCCACATCAAGGACGTCCGGGTCCGCGTGGAGAACCAGAACATCAGGGTGAAGAAGGTGGAGGCCACCCAGGGAGACCTCCTGGCCAAGAACAAGTTCAGGGTGGTCATCTATCAGGTAAGAGCCCGGCCCTGGGTTCTGGTTCTCGTCGGGTCGGTGCAGCGTGGACCACGTCCTGGGTGACCCAGAGAACCTAAAGGTTCTACATACTCAAAGGGTCCAAAGCGGTCCAGTACCAGACCAGTAAGATCCTCGTTCGTGTTTAACCGGACCCTGGAGTCCAGAAGAACTGCCAGGGTTTAGAGCTGGTTCACAGGCCAGCATCGGTCTCAGGTCTATTCAGATCCGGTGGGTCCAGGTGAGCTGGACCTGGTTTACATGATGAGTTCAGGGACCTGGACCACACGCGTAAATATCAGTTCCCTTAGGACTCTGACTCTCTGGAATGACGGGAGCACAAGGCGTTAGCCGGCTGTAAATAGCaacgcacacacgcagcgcacacacacacacacgcacacacacacacacacagacacacacgcacacacacacacacacacacacacacagacacacacacacacaccagggttCGTTTGACTTCGTTGGCCTTCACAGCAGCTGCTAGCACGATGGCGACCCGGTTATTTGAGTCCTGGATCAGGACCTGAGATTCTCTAAAGAGTGCGATCTTAATAAATGAAAGCACGTCAGCgtcagctctgattggtcggttgcGTGGATGCTACCATGATCCCGCTGAGGGGCTCCGTGGCGGTCCAGGTCCGCCTGGACGTGTTGGACTGTAACGTCATCATCAAAGACCACGCCCCGCCGCTACAGCATGCTAGCTGCATGCTAgctgcatgatgatgatgatgatgaagactaAACAGGAAGGATTGTCAGGGCTTCAGTTCCTGGACTCTGGAGGCTGTGATTGGCCCGATGGACCTGGTCTGGATCAGGACTCGGTGTCATTTAGAAAATGTTGAAACCAGTAGCGGACCATTAGAGAAGGGAATCTTCCTGactcaagccccgccccctccacaaGTTCTTTAGCATCACAACCAATGAAAACCTTTGAACATACTTCATGTAAAACGTTCCGTAATAAAACGGCGCTGCGCCAGCTGACTGACGGGTTATTCTGAGTCTGAAACAGCACCATCTCCTAATATGGTCGTCTGCCCCCCCTCATACGCCTGGGCGGGGCTATAAATCCTCCTGCTAGCTGCTAACTACCGTTTGTTCATGTCAGACTGATGAAGGAAATCGTCTCAGTCCGAGAAGAGACCTTAGatcagtgaaacggtccaggtccacgcggtgaaacggtccaggtccacgcggtgaaacggtccaggtccacgcggtgaaacggtccaggtccacgcggtgaaacggtccaggtccacgcggtgaaacggtccaggtccacgcggtgaaacggtccaggtccacgcggtgaaacggtccaggttcacgcggtgaaacggtccaggtccacgcggtgaaacggtccaggttcacgcggtgaaacggtccaggttcacgcggtgaaacggtccaggtccacgcggtgaaacggtccaggtccacgcggtgaaacggtccaggtccacgcggtgaaacggtccaggtccacgcggtgaaacggtccaggtccacgcggtgaaacggtccaggttcacacggtgaaacggtccaggtccacgcggtgaaacgggcCCTGAAGGATCTGGATCAGCTCGCAGCTTCTGGATTTTTCTCCACTTCATGTTCAGAGTAACCCGATCCGTGCCCTGCGGACCGATGCCATGACGTGGTCTGAAGCTGAAAGCGATCCGGAGCCGCACAAACAGGTGCTGAGGTTTATTTATGGAGGCGGGATCAAGCTTCTTGCTCCCGGTGTGCACGGCACCCTCCGACCGGAGACACGCTTCAACCCGCGTCAACGGTGAAACTCTTTATTAGCACAGAACCTGAACACGATTCGGTTCCGTCTCCAGGCCCGGCGGGATGACTGGACATGTTTCAGAatgggtgacatcatcattatagtggtgacatcatcaccagagTTTCTCTCGCTCCGTCATGTTGACATGAGAACGTAGTAAAATCGGTGCCGGTGCTAacgatgctaatctggaagctatATTAGCATCAGGATGTTGCCTCTGCTCCTTaattcctccttcctctgcgtTCTCCTCCCCCAGGGtgaccaggaggtgaagtccatcGCTCCGGGTACTGAACCAGCAGGGTCCAGCAGCAGCGTTGGCCCCAGAGCCGAGGTGGAACCGGACAAGTTCGAGCTCCCTCCAGAGTCCGACGAGGAGTACATGGTGGTCGAGGAGGCGGAGTCCTCGTCAGCCGGGCGTCTGAAGAAGAGCGGCCTGACGCGCATCGAGAGCTTTAAAGCCACGTTCTCCAAGACCAACATGAACAAGACCCGCGAGAACCTGGGCACCAAGGTCAACAAGCTGGGCGAGCGCATCGTGACGGCCGAGAGGCGCGAGAAGATCCGCCAGTCCGGCGAGAGGCTGAAGGAGACCATCGCCAAGAACGCCCCGGCCAAGCTCAACCTGAAGAAGGAGAGGACCGTGGCAGAGGGCCAGGAGGGGGCGGCGCCCGTCCCTCCTCCCAAGGGCCGCCGGGACGCCAGCAAGGCGGAGCCTGAGGTCCGCGTGTACGACATGAAGCAGCTATCGTAAAGGACGACGCCATCCGGGCCGTTTTGTTTTGGACCACGTGGACGGAATGAAGTTTAAGctgcagatgatgaagatgatgaagatgaaggacgTGACCCAAACATCACGATGACAACCAATCAGAATCCCGTTATCACCGGGGGGCGTGTCCTCACATGTTCTGGACATTCGTAGTGAAATCCGTTCATATATTTACACAAACGGATCCGTTGAATGAACTCTGGGGACGGTTCTGAACCGGTTCTGTTCAGGCGTTCCTGCATGTCGGCTTTAGCGTGGGTTCTGGAGAAATATTCATGAAATGTTCAACCTGAGGAGCGATGGAGAGGACACGCTGCGGACTTCCATTTGGACCGGACCGGGTCGGGTCCCGGTCACCTGGGAAACCAGGTGTGACCCGCCTGATTGAAAGTGATCAGAGTCCAAATGTGTTTGATGAGGTCATCGTGCCTTTAAGGCGTGGCTACGGGTTCGATCGTTAACTGATAATGGATTATTTTGGGATGTTGCTGTTTGGGCCTGGAGAACCGGGGCGCGCACCAGAAACGTGCCCCCTGCTTCCTCAGGTGCAGGTGTACGCTCCTGCTAGCTACTTGGTTTGTTAGCTTTGCTAAACTCTTAATTCGCTAGTTAGTTTGCTAGCTAGCTGGAAGCTAATTAGCCAATCAGACAGCGCACCTGGCGTGTGCTCCGAGTTAGCGCATTGATTAGTTAGCAGGTTGGCGAACGTAGCCTTTGCGCCAGTAGCTTATAAGATAATGATTTTCACCCGGAGACGCGTCGGAGCTcgtctgcttttaatttggtGAAATATTTCAAACGTCGTTAAGTTGAGGATGGAATGTTTCAGCAGGAAACgggccgttgttgttgttgttgtttttctgagtGACTAACTGCATGGCTGTTTGTCAGAATGAcattaaaacatgtttgattGTCACgttgagaaaataaaagttgACCTGAATGATTTCTGTACGCGGCGTGAAGACTGCCGTCACGTCTCTGGCGCTACGCCGATGACACGCCTCCTTACGTCAACGTTAAACAACCGAAGACAACAAACGTTCACAGCTCCAAGGATTGGTTCTGGAATCTACACAGAACagactcaaacaggaagtcacagatcaaacaggaagtcacagatCAAACAAAACGAgagtcagatttatttttgatgtcACTATTTTGAAGTGGTAAAAATTAATGAAGAAAtatgaagagcaaaaacatgtttgttacataaagtttttttttatagctgatcaataaatcaataaagccTTGTTTTCAATTTAACAGCAGAAATTTGTGCTGAAATAAGAAGTTTATGGTTTtaggagaaaaacaaagcaaaaataattgaTTAGCGATAAATTAAAGAGCAGAAATATCATTATCGATTATTATTGTAGAACAGAATCTTCGTTCTTTAagttttgttttagttttaaagtttgtttgtctggtatcagccagatcagacattttaagctcctccccctccgacCTGATGTTTTACTGCAATCAAACACCAACAAAGAAGAGACAGGGTCACCTGGAAACGGAGACGTGTCGTCTGTCTCGTCGTCGGCGGTGGAACAATAAAGTTTCACTTGCAGTCGCAGAGCAGCGCGGCGCCGCGGAGCGTCCAGTGCGCCGCCGGGTGGGCGGTCCTCAGCCGCAGGGAAAAGATGAAGTTCAGGTCGGTGCGCTGCGGCTTCTTGTACACCGGACAGGAGTACAGGTTGGCCACGCCCCCGCCCCGCTGGCCAGGCGCCTCCCTTCAGGTACGTTGGCGGCGCTGACGGCGTAGACGTGAACGACGGGGAGGGGCGTGAACAGGACCTGAGGGCGGATCATTATTAGTTATTGATTTCAGATTCTCTCTAATAAACGACACGGACTCACTTTTGGCGAGGCCTCCGTGAGTTTGGCGCCACGCTTGTCCCATCCTGCCCCGTCCAGGAAGAGGCCGTAGATGTAGACTCCTCCCACATCCTCTGGGGGCGGCGCCAACACGTCCTCCCTCATCATCTTGGTGACATCGTTGCTAAGGGCGACCGTATCCAACGCCCAGCCCTTGCTCAGATTGGCTCGGGTGGTCTCCTGGCGCATGGCGGTCAGAAAGCCCTGAGAGAGTCACGCAGGTAAACGccggtaaacgcaggtaaaccCTCACCTGGACCAATCAGACGCTCTTTGATCTGGACACACCTGCGGGTTGAAGAAGCCGGTCAGCCAGAACTGGTGCGGTCGGCCGGTGCCGATCCAGGCGCTGAGCTGCTGGTTCCGTTCCAGCAGCTCGCTGAACCAGAAGCCGAGCGTCGCCGACGGCCAGCTGAGCCGCAGCCAGAGGCGGGGCATCCGGGCGTCGAACATGGCGTCCAGGGCGTCGCGCAGGTCCTCCGACATGATGATGGTGCCTGCAGCGACACGCCCGTCAGTCAgccgtgtgcgcgtgtgtgtgtgtgtgtccgtgtccgtgtgtgtgtccgtgtgtgtgtctgtgcgtgtgtccgtgtgtgtgtctgtgtgtgtgcgtgtgtgtgcgtgtgtgtgtgtgtgtgtgtgtgtgtgtccgtgtgtgtgtctgtgcgtgtgcgtgtgtgtgcgtgtgtgtgtgtgtgtgtgtgtgtgtgtccgtgtgtgtgtctgtgcgtgtgtccgtgtgtgtgtgtgtgtgtgtgtgtgtgtgtgtccgtgtccgtgtgtgtgtccgtgtgtgtgtctgtgcgtgtgtccgtgtgtgtgtctgtgtgtgtgcgtgtgtgtgcgtgtgtgtgtccgtgtgtgtccgtgtgtgtgtctgtgcgtgtgtccgtgtgtgtgtctgtgtgtgtgcgtgcgtgtctgtgtgtgtgcgtgtgtgtctgtgtgtgtgtctgtgcgtgtgtccgtgtgtgtgtctgtgtgtgtctgtgtgtgtgcgtgtgtgtgtgtgtgtgtgtgtccgtgtgtgtgtctgtgtgtgtctgtgtgtgtgtgtgtgtgtgtgtgtgtgtgtgtctgtgcgtgtgtccgtgtgtgtgtctgtgtgtgtgcgtgtgtgtgcgtgtgtgtgtccgtgtgtgtccgtgtgtgtgtctgtgcgtgtgcgtgcgtgtctgtgtgtgtgcgtgtgtgtctgtgtgtgtgtgtgcgt
This DNA window, taken from Brachionichthys hirsutus isolate HB-005 chromosome 14, CSIRO-AGI_Bhir_v1, whole genome shotgun sequence, encodes the following:
- the cavin4b gene encoding caveolae-associated protein 4b produces the protein MTDKPGTAAGGGDDHGSIMALLERVAGLVDTVQNTQQRMEGRQLELENTVKAVQADVVKLTNDHANTSATVLRLLDKTRKVGRHIKDVRVRVENQNIRVKKVEATQGDLLAKNKFRVVIYQGDQEVKSIAPGTEPAGSSSSVGPRAEVEPDKFELPPESDEEYMVVEEAESSSAGRLKKSGLTRIESFKATFSKTNMNKTRENLGTKVNKLGERIVTAERREKIRQSGERLKETIAKNAPAKLNLKKERTVAEGQEGAAPVPPPKGRRDASKAEPEVRVYDMKQLS